A genomic segment from Chitinophaga niabensis encodes:
- a CDS encoding NAD(P)H-dependent oxidoreductase — protein MKTLVVIIHPDLKSSLINKRWIQELEKFPDKYLVHDLHRLYPDEKIDIEKEQHLIEAHDKIIFQFPFYWFNCPPFFKKWLDEVLTHGWAYGSNSNYHLQHKKIALGITAGIDEVDYRATGRYKYTLQQLTTPFEITFQYVKADYRHFFAFYGSEHYATEERIAENAKDYISFIEAL, from the coding sequence ATGAAAACATTAGTAGTAATCATACACCCGGATCTCAAAAGTTCCCTTATAAACAAACGCTGGATCCAGGAATTGGAGAAGTTCCCCGACAAGTACCTGGTACATGATCTGCACCGTTTATATCCGGATGAGAAAATAGATATAGAAAAGGAACAACACCTGATAGAAGCGCATGATAAGATCATCTTTCAGTTCCCTTTCTACTGGTTTAACTGCCCGCCCTTTTTCAAGAAATGGCTGGACGAAGTGTTGACGCATGGGTGGGCTTATGGATCTAACAGCAATTATCATTTACAACACAAAAAAATCGCGTTGGGTATTACAGCCGGGATTGATGAGGTGGATTACCGGGCTACCGGGCGTTATAAATACACATTGCAGCAGCTGACAACACCATTTGAAATCACTTTCCAATATGTGAAAGCGGATTACAGGCATTTCTTTGCCTTTTATGGATCAGAGCATTACGCTACTGAAGAAAGAATAGCAGAAAACGCGAAGGATTATATTTCTTTTATTGAAGCGTTATGA
- a CDS encoding VOC family protein, with amino-acid sequence MDKTLAFYQNAFLISDIQIEDGIIMLEFPKLSLFLMKKDAFEAYSKKAGRGAQFPNGNSGMIISCAMTSREEIDTILENATDYGGSVTGKAFIDESYGGYTGYVADPDGHLWELVYPQQQS; translated from the coding sequence ATGGATAAAACATTAGCATTCTATCAAAACGCATTTCTTATTTCTGACATTCAGATAGAAGATGGAATAATTATGCTTGAGTTTCCAAAGCTCTCTTTATTTCTTATGAAAAAAGATGCTTTTGAAGCTTACAGCAAAAAGGCGGGCCGGGGAGCCCAGTTTCCAAATGGCAATAGCGGAATGATCATTAGCTGCGCGATGACATCCAGGGAAGAGATAGATACGATCTTAGAGAATGCGACTGATTATGGCGGCAGTGTAACCGGCAAGGCTTTTATAGATGAAAGTTATGGTGGCTACACCGGGTATGTTGCTGATCCTGATGGTCATCTTTGGGAGCTGGTATATCCACAACAGCAATCATAA
- a CDS encoding rRNA adenine methyltransferase encodes MEFNQDSKTIQLCIQGMELEGQGQPSAALLLFQQALDVANNNTDKFTAAHYIARHQNSVADKLKWDEIALQLALNIDDDTVKSTYPSLYLNVAKCYEDLGNHANALKHYELANSFTHFLPDDGYGNMIRAGIWQGMKRIS; translated from the coding sequence ATGGAATTTAACCAGGATAGTAAAACCATACAGCTTTGCATTCAGGGGATGGAGCTGGAAGGGCAGGGGCAACCCTCAGCTGCTTTACTGCTTTTTCAACAAGCATTGGATGTGGCCAACAATAACACTGATAAATTTACAGCTGCTCATTATATTGCCCGTCACCAAAACAGCGTGGCAGATAAATTGAAGTGGGATGAAATTGCTTTGCAACTGGCTTTAAATATTGACGACGACACTGTGAAAAGTACTTATCCTTCTCTGTATCTGAACGTGGCTAAATGTTATGAAGACCTGGGGAACCACGCCAATGCGCTTAAGCATTATGAACTGGCTAATTCTTTCACGCACTTTTTACCAGATGATGGTTACGGCAACATGATCAGGGCTGGTATATGGCAGGGAATGAAACGCATTAGCTAA
- a CDS encoding efflux RND transporter periplasmic adaptor subunit has translation MRVVSFHRETVKRIRIACSEAFNNTHYMRLFSPLSLLVLLYSCAQKPAATAPPPVQLPVISVVSAPANTYQDFSANLEGTLNVDIRPQVDGYLEKIYVDEGAYVKAGQPLFKINDRVYAEQSNNTRSGLQAAEANMQKAQVEIERLAPLVKNNVVSDLQLKTAQADYEAAKASVSRAKAMAGSASINMGFTLITAPVNGYVGRIPFKTGSLVGKGEAAPLTVLSDVNEIYAYFTMSEPDFIAFKNKYAGSTIEQKIKQVPQVELIMADNSVYAQKGRIEIVEGQFDKTMGGISFRAIFPNPGATVRTGSTGKVRITHTLSSALIIPQEATFEMQDQVFVYAVTDSNKVTRKAIHVLGKTSGYYYVDNGIPAGGKIVLAGTGNLQEGAVITPQLLSADSLLKANPLN, from the coding sequence ATGCGCGTTGTGTCATTTCACAGGGAAACTGTGAAACGGATCCGCATTGCCTGTTCAGAAGCTTTTAATAATACACACTATATGCGTTTATTCTCTCCTCTAAGTCTGTTGGTTTTGCTGTACAGCTGTGCACAAAAACCCGCAGCAACAGCTCCGCCGCCGGTTCAACTGCCTGTTATATCAGTTGTGTCCGCTCCGGCAAATACCTACCAGGATTTTTCCGCTAACCTGGAAGGTACTTTGAATGTAGACATTCGCCCGCAAGTGGATGGTTACCTCGAAAAAATATATGTGGATGAAGGTGCTTACGTTAAAGCCGGCCAGCCCCTGTTCAAAATAAATGACCGGGTGTATGCGGAGCAATCCAATAATACAAGATCTGGTCTGCAAGCGGCTGAAGCCAATATGCAAAAAGCACAGGTGGAAATAGAACGCCTGGCACCGCTGGTGAAGAACAATGTGGTTTCTGATCTGCAATTAAAAACGGCACAGGCAGATTATGAAGCAGCAAAAGCTTCCGTATCCAGGGCAAAGGCCATGGCTGGGAGTGCCAGCATCAACATGGGATTTACTTTGATCACTGCGCCGGTGAACGGATATGTAGGAAGGATCCCTTTTAAGACGGGAAGCCTTGTTGGCAAAGGTGAAGCAGCCCCTCTAACGGTATTGTCCGATGTGAATGAAATATACGCCTACTTCACCATGAGCGAACCGGATTTCATTGCCTTTAAAAACAAATACGCCGGTAGCACCATTGAACAAAAGATCAAACAAGTGCCACAGGTAGAACTGATCATGGCGGATAACAGCGTTTATGCGCAGAAAGGAAGGATTGAGATCGTAGAGGGGCAGTTCGACAAAACAATGGGTGGTATCAGCTTCAGGGCCATTTTCCCTAATCCCGGTGCTACTGTACGCACGGGCAGTACAGGTAAAGTGAGGATCACGCATACCTTATCCTCCGCCCTTATTATTCCGCAGGAAGCCACTTTCGAGATGCAGGACCAGGTATTTGTTTATGCTGTAACGGACAGTAATAAAGTGACCCGTAAAGCTATTCATGTATTGGGCAAAACATCCGGTTATTATTATGTTGACAATGGCATTCCTGCTGGCGGCAAAATTGTGCTGGCGGGAACAGGTAACCTACAGGAAGGCGCTGTGATCACTCCACAGCTATTATCAGCGGACAGCCTGTTGAAGGCAAATCCGCTTAACTGA
- a CDS encoding winged helix-turn-helix transcriptional regulator — protein sequence MSKIKGTSTHNENKRHLISECIEVYAASLIGGQWTLHIWFYLINGKKRFGELKKHLPNVTERMLTLHLRKMEKNNLVKRTVYPEVPLRVEYELTKSGKALKVLFKHLAKWGEQHKEFESTLS from the coding sequence ATGAGTAAGATAAAAGGTACTTCCACCCATAACGAAAACAAGCGGCATCTTATATCAGAGTGTATAGAAGTATATGCAGCATCTCTTATTGGCGGGCAGTGGACTTTACATATATGGTTCTATTTAATAAACGGCAAAAAGCGTTTTGGAGAGCTGAAAAAGCATCTTCCTAATGTTACTGAGCGGATGCTGACCTTACATTTACGGAAAATGGAGAAGAATAACCTGGTAAAAAGAACGGTGTATCCGGAGGTGCCGCTTCGTGTGGAATATGAGTTAACGAAAAGTGGTAAAGCATTGAAAGTGCTTTTTAAACACCTGGCAAAGTGGGGAGAACAGCATAAGGAATTTGAAAGTACTCTTAGCTAA
- a CDS encoding efflux RND transporter permease subunit → MLKKFIDRPVLSTVVSIILLLLGALSLFSLPITLFPDIAPPSVLVTAVYPGANAEVVARSVAVPLEESINGVENMTYMTSNSNNDGTLSLTVYFKQGTDPDIAAVNVQNRVSKAISQIPQEVIQGGISTQKQQNSIIMFVALSSEDKRYDDVFLHNYIKINLIPQIQRIPGVAQAQIFGSKDYSMRIWLKPDRLAANNLSPSDVTNAVKAQSQEAAPGRFGEASSEVFEYVLKYKGKLNSNEDYENIIIKANADGSMLRLKDVARVEFGTSTYSSYGKLDGGPTSGFAVFQTAGSNANDILTEAERQLEEFKAVLPKGIKTTVMYNTKEFLDASIHQVVETLVVAFVLVFIVVFIFLQDFRSTLIPAIAVPVAIIGTFFFMQLFGFTINLLTLFALVLAIGIVVDDAIVVVEAVHSKMERTGLNARKATVQSMSEISGAIVSITMVMAAVFVPVGFMEGPAGVFYRQFAFTLAIAILISAVNALTLSPALCALFLKNQHHGEGEEGHSKKKGFGARFFNAFNASFRTLTDKYVRSLQFLFRRKWLAIGGLVLITAITFVMMKKAPTGFIPNEDQGFILYALNTPPGSSLERTHKAMAKIDSLIKDHPSVAHRYVVEGLNFISNANAAPYGAGFVRIKPQGERGDVDDANQIAGIFAQQASQVKDANMFFFTFPTIQGFGNVSGFEFMLQDRSNGSLEQLGNNAWAFIGALMQRKEIAAAFTTFAAGNPQYKIEIDNAKAMQLGVSLNELLQTLQTYYGSSFVSDFNRFGKYYRVMAQADVPYRTDAASLNGIYAKNDKGEMVPVNSIVTLKRTYGPETVTRNNLFNAVTINGIPKPGYSTGDAIRAIEETAKQVLPRGYAYEWTGMTREEKKTGGQTAFIFLLSIIFVYFLLAAQYESYILPLAVILSVPTGILGVFLFIGFAGIDNNIYVQVGLIMLIGLLAKNAILIVEYAVQRRRRGQPLLEAALEASHLRLRPILMTSFAFIVGMLPLVWAKGASALGNHSIGFSVVGGMLTGVILGIFIIPVLFIIFQHLQEKMTGRTGLRVTDEEE, encoded by the coding sequence ATGTTAAAAAAGTTCATAGACAGGCCGGTACTATCTACGGTGGTCTCTATCATTTTGCTTTTATTGGGCGCATTGTCGCTCTTCTCTTTACCCATTACTTTGTTCCCCGATATTGCTCCTCCCAGTGTATTGGTAACAGCAGTATACCCCGGTGCGAATGCTGAAGTAGTAGCCCGTTCCGTGGCCGTGCCACTGGAAGAATCCATCAACGGGGTGGAGAACATGACGTACATGACCTCCAACTCCAACAACGATGGTACTTTATCACTTACGGTGTATTTCAAGCAGGGTACTGACCCCGATATTGCTGCGGTGAACGTGCAGAACCGGGTATCCAAAGCCATCAGCCAGATACCGCAGGAAGTGATACAGGGTGGTATTTCCACGCAAAAGCAACAGAACAGTATTATCATGTTCGTAGCCTTATCCAGTGAGGATAAACGATATGATGACGTGTTCCTGCATAACTATATCAAGATTAACCTGATCCCCCAGATCCAGCGTATACCAGGGGTTGCACAGGCGCAGATCTTTGGTTCCAAGGATTATTCCATGCGTATCTGGCTGAAGCCGGACAGGCTGGCGGCGAACAATCTTTCTCCCAGTGATGTAACGAATGCGGTGAAGGCGCAAAGCCAGGAAGCCGCGCCCGGCCGGTTTGGGGAAGCCAGTTCGGAGGTGTTTGAATATGTGTTGAAGTATAAAGGGAAACTGAATAGTAACGAAGATTATGAGAATATCATCATTAAAGCGAATGCTGATGGTTCCATGCTTCGGCTGAAAGATGTGGCCAGGGTGGAATTTGGCACATCTACCTACTCTTCTTATGGTAAGCTGGATGGCGGGCCTACATCCGGTTTTGCGGTGTTCCAGACAGCAGGCTCCAATGCAAATGATATCCTCACAGAAGCTGAACGGCAGCTGGAAGAGTTCAAAGCGGTGTTACCGAAAGGGATCAAGACCACGGTGATGTATAATACCAAAGAATTCCTGGATGCTTCTATTCACCAGGTAGTAGAAACACTGGTGGTGGCATTCGTACTGGTATTTATTGTAGTGTTCATCTTCCTGCAGGACTTCCGCTCAACGCTGATCCCTGCTATTGCAGTACCTGTGGCTATCATTGGTACTTTCTTCTTTATGCAGTTGTTCGGCTTTACCATCAACCTGCTTACTTTATTCGCACTTGTACTGGCCATCGGTATCGTAGTGGACGACGCGATTGTGGTGGTGGAAGCGGTGCACTCTAAAATGGAACGAACGGGATTGAATGCCAGGAAGGCAACAGTACAATCCATGAGTGAGATCTCGGGCGCTATCGTATCCATTACCATGGTAATGGCGGCGGTGTTTGTGCCGGTTGGATTTATGGAAGGCCCTGCCGGAGTATTCTACAGGCAGTTCGCTTTTACACTGGCTATTGCGATCCTGATCTCTGCAGTGAACGCGCTTACTTTAAGTCCTGCCCTCTGCGCATTGTTCTTAAAAAACCAGCATCATGGTGAAGGAGAAGAAGGGCATAGTAAGAAAAAAGGATTTGGTGCCCGTTTCTTTAATGCATTCAATGCCAGCTTCAGAACACTCACGGATAAGTATGTACGCAGCCTGCAATTCCTCTTCCGCCGGAAGTGGCTGGCAATAGGAGGCCTGGTGCTGATCACTGCCATTACTTTTGTGATGATGAAGAAAGCGCCTACCGGTTTCATCCCGAATGAAGACCAGGGCTTTATCCTGTATGCCCTGAATACACCTCCGGGCAGTTCCCTGGAAAGAACGCATAAAGCGATGGCTAAGATAGACAGCCTGATCAAGGACCATCCTTCCGTGGCGCACCGTTATGTAGTGGAAGGGTTGAACTTTATTTCCAATGCGAATGCTGCCCCTTACGGAGCAGGGTTTGTGAGGATCAAACCCCAGGGAGAAAGGGGGGATGTTGACGATGCTAACCAGATCGCGGGGATCTTTGCGCAACAGGCCAGCCAGGTGAAAGATGCGAACATGTTCTTCTTTACTTTCCCCACTATACAAGGGTTTGGTAACGTGAGCGGGTTTGAGTTCATGCTGCAGGACAGGAGTAATGGCAGCCTGGAACAACTGGGCAATAATGCCTGGGCATTTATCGGGGCTTTGATGCAAAGAAAAGAGATCGCCGCTGCATTTACCACTTTCGCAGCCGGTAACCCGCAATATAAGATTGAGATCGATAATGCCAAGGCAATGCAGTTGGGGGTATCCCTCAATGAATTATTACAGACACTGCAAACTTACTATGGTAGCAGCTTTGTTTCTGACTTTAACAGATTTGGTAAGTACTACCGTGTAATGGCACAGGCGGATGTTCCGTATCGTACAGATGCGGCTTCCCTTAACGGCATTTATGCAAAGAATGATAAAGGAGAAATGGTGCCGGTGAATTCTATTGTAACACTTAAACGTACCTATGGCCCTGAAACAGTAACACGGAACAACCTGTTCAATGCTGTTACCATCAATGGTATACCTAAGCCGGGTTACAGTACGGGTGATGCTATCCGGGCAATTGAAGAAACGGCCAAACAGGTATTACCGAGAGGGTATGCATATGAGTGGACGGGTATGACGAGGGAAGAAAAGAAGACGGGCGGGCAGACTGCCTTTATCTTCCTGCTGAGTATCATCTTCGTATACTTCCTGCTGGCAGCGCAGTATGAAAGTTATATCCTGCCGCTTGCCGTGATCTTATCCGTTCCTACAGGTATCCTTGGCGTATTCCTGTTCATCGGTTTTGCGGGTATTGATAACAACATTTATGTGCAGGTGGGATTGATCATGCTGATAGGGTTGCTGGCCAAGAATGCAATCCTGATCGTGGAATATGCGGTACAGCGCAGAAGAAGAGGGCAGCCATTGCTGGAAGCAGCGCTGGAAGCTTCTCACCTTCGTTTGCGTCCCATCCTCATGACCTCGTTTGCATTCATTGTAGGGATGCTTCCGTTGGTTTGGGCTAAAGGTGCTTCTGCACTGGGTAACCATTCCATCGGTTTCAGTGTGGTAGGAGGAATGCTTACGGGTGTGATATTGGGGATCTTTATCATCCCGGTGCTGTTTATTATCTTCCAGCATTTGCAGGAGAAAATGACGGGGAGAACTGGTTTGAGAGTAACTGACGAAGAGGAGTAA